The Pyrenophora tritici-repentis strain M4 chromosome 2, whole genome shotgun sequence genome window below encodes:
- a CDS encoding RpoC, DNA-directed RNA polymerase, beta' subunit- subunit → METPRTTAKQQVVDRIPARIKHIQFGIYSNQDIVNQAVLEVSDRNVYDLQPGANNTRTLTSNGPMDIHMGISSKQGNCGTCGEGLDKCNGHFGHIKLALPAFHVGYLKHIIEVLNCICKDCSRVLLDEVERRRYLRSMRRPDMDTLRKGAVTKKIIEDCRKKKTCPYCNALQGTVRKVPGHPLKIIHNRYDAFNRSTAKTKKPPPGKLEFDQSFDTAKSANPDVDKHVKKAVDDMHPLRALNLFKKISPEDCELLAMVPEDARPEMLIWEYMPVPPVALRPSVMQEGGATEDDVTNKIGDICHISSIIRAGLARGFPLQILMEQWDFLQLQIAMYINSDAPGLKQQGLQKTMRGFSQRLKGKGGRFRQNLSGKRVDFSGRTVIGPDPNLSIDEVAVPQRIAKNLTYPEKVTRYNIEKLRRLVRNGAQKYPGANYILTGQGPNKDPIKISLIALSRNKGERLDFTAKRLKIGDIVERHIEDGDIVLFNRQPSLHKLSILSHRAKIRPWRTFRLNECVCNPYNADFDGDEMNLHVPQTEEARTEATELMGVKYNLATPKNGTPIIAAIQDFITAAYLLSNKNNFFDRKTFCQIVNYMFNGEGAFDPDTGKKHPIDIPPPVIWKPQALWTGKQVFNLLMRPNKGCRVLINLEAACKQFKGTPGQAPDLNENDAYLVIRNSEVMCGVMDKATVGDGKKDSVFYVMMRDFGPDHAVQGMNRLSKLSARWLTNNGFSLGISDVTPGDKLNMKKQLLVQEAYAQCDKLISDFSNGKLQPDAGCDAEQTMENRIGGILSGVRQAAGEICFEELSRWNSPLLMAKCGSKGSNINVSQMVASVGQQMIGGARVADGFQHRTLPHFPKAARQPASKGFVSNSFFSGLTPSEFIFHAMSGREGLVDTAVKTAETGYMSRRLMKSLEDLSAHYDDTVRNSSGTVVQFQYGDDNLDPVDMEGKAKPVHFDRTFSHAVTSTWDNAESSLTPQEVRDITESKLNTERNKYTRYKLDGVTQLDYRDPSDDGIDQHESLRDFLDTVQDYIFKKAKKLEDTLTWLGVVQTSVEDGKQSPADAEKYSLADGIAKISRSALDTFIALCWSKYHRSRVQPGHAVGAIGAQSIGEPGTQMTLKTFHFAGVAGMSITQGVPRIKEIINASSTISTPVIDCELENKVSERVAREVKARIEKTYLRDVIRYVEDVWYPEGAYVAMRIDWDTIQKLFIDVKPHEIKAAISAHKPLKWGKAGAAVHVGQKYIRVEVPDPDATKKRPAKTSRNHKSFFERVQQVKALIPDVVIKGYPDCTRAVIKKETSPNAQGQYECKLLVEGYGLRNCMTTPGIVPYKTVSNNIMEVKTVLGIEAARATIVREIGSVMGNMDIDPRHMQLLADVMTFKGEVFGITRFGLQKTRDSVLQLASFEKTPDHLFEAAARGKTDTIDGVSECIIMGQSVKLGTGSMQVVRPLYLVEEDFKPKKSLFEEGWDAL, encoded by the exons ATGGAGACTCCGCGCACCACTGCAAAGCAGCAGGTCGTGGACCGCATCCCCGCGCGCATCAAGCATATTCAATTTGGCATCTA CTCCAACCAAGATATTGTGAACCAGGCCGTCCTGGAAGTATCCGATCGCAATGTCTACGACTTACAGCCCGGCGCGAATAATACCCGCACTCTCACGTCCAACGGGCCCATGGACATTCACATGGGCATATCGAGCAAGCAAGGAAATTGCGGTACCTGTGGAGAAGGTCTTGACAAGTGCAACGGCCACTTTGGTCACATCAAGCTTGCGCTGCCCGCATTTCACGTTGGCTATCTGAAGCACATTATCGAGGTGCTGAACTGCATCTGCAAGGACTGCTCACGCGTGCTGCTGGACGAGGTGGAGCGGCGGAGATATCTGCGAAGTATGCGCCGACCGGACATGGACACGCTGCGCAAGGGTGCCGTCACCAAGAAGATCATCGAGGACTGTCGCAAGAAAAAGACATGCCCGTACTGCAACGCCCTCCAAGGCACCGTCCGCAAAGTGCCTGGTCACCCTCTCAAGATCATCCACAACCGATACGACGCCTTCAACCGATCGACCGCAAAGACCAAGAAGCCTCCGCCGGGCAAGCTCGAGTTCGACCAGTCCTTCGATACCGCCAAATCCGCCAATCCGGATGTGGACAAGCACGTGAAAAAGGCCGTCGACGACATGCATCCGCTGAGGGCGCTCAATCTCTTCAAGAAAATATCGCCCGAGGACTGCGAACTGCTCGCCATGGTACCAGAGGACGCGCGACCGGAGATGCTGATCTGGGAATACATGCCCGTACCGCCTGTGGCTCTGCGGCCGTCAGTCATGCAAGAAGGAGGTGCGACAGAAGACGACGTGACCAACAAGATTGGAGACATCTGCCACATCAGCAGCATCATACGCGCCGGACTCGCCCGCGGCTTTCCTCTCCAGATTCTGATGGAGCAGTGGGACTTTCTGCAGTTGCAGATTGCCATGTACATCAACAGTGATGCCCCAGGTCTCAAACAGCAAGGACTACAAAAGACCATGCGTGGATTTTCACAGCGTCTCAAGGGAAAGGGCGGTCGGTTTCGACAGAACCTTTCCGGAAAGCGTGTTGACTTCTCTGGCCGTACTGTCATCGGTCCAGATCCAAATCTGAGTATCGACGAGGTCGCGGTACCGCAACGGATAGCCAAGAACCTTACGTATCCTGAAAAGGTCACACGGTACAACATAGAGAAGCTGAGGAGGCTTGTGAGGAACGGTGCACAAAAGTACCCTGGTGCCAACTACATTCTCACCGGCCAAGGTCCGAACAAGGACCCGATCAAGATATCACTCATCGCTCTTTCGCGTAACAAAGGCGAACGGCTCGATTTCACTGCGAAGCGACTCAAGATTGGTGACATTGTCGAACGCCACATTGAGGATGGCGACATTGTCCTCTTCAATCGACAGCCGTCCCTGCACAAACTGAGTATTCTAAGTCATCGAGCAAAGATACGCCCATGGCGGACATTCCGACTGAACGAGTGTGTCTGTAATCCATACAACGCTGATTTCGATGGCGATGAGATGAACCTGCACGTTCCACAAACCGAAGAGGCGCGAACCGAAGCTACCGAACTCATGGGTGTGAAATACAACCTCGCTACACCCAAGAACGGGACACCCATCATTGCCGCCATTCAAGATTTCATCACTGCCGCCTATCTACTCAGCAACAAGAACAATTTCTTCGACCGAAAGACCTTCTGTCAAATCGTAAACTACATGTTCAACGGAGAGGGCGCGTTTGACCCAGATACAGGCAAGAAGCACCCCATTGACATACCGCCTCCTGTAATATGGAAGCCCCAGGCACTATGGACTGGAAAGCAGGTCTTCAACCTCCTGATGAGGCCGAACAAGGGGTGTAGGGTATTGATCAACCTCGAGGCTGCGTGCAAGCAATTCAAAGGTACCCCTGGGCAGGCTCCTGATCTCAATGAAAACGATGCCTATCTAGTCATCCGCAACTCCGAAGTCATGTGTGGCGTGATGGACAAAGCTACAGTCGGTGACGGCAAAAAGGATTCCGTCTTCTACGTTATGATGCGAGATTTCGGTCCCGATCACGCTGTCCAGGGAATGAACAGGCTGTCCAAACTGTCCGCGCGATGGCTCACCAACAATGGCTTCTCCCTTGGCATCAGCGATGTCACACCCGGAGACAAGCTGAACATGAAGAAGCAATTGCTCGTGCAAGAAGCGTACGCCCAGTGCGATAAGCTGATTAGTGATTTCAGTAACGGCAAATTACAACCAGATGCCGGTTGCGACGCAGAACAGACAATGGAGAACAGAATCGGTGGTATCTTGTCTGGTGTTCGTCAAGCGGCTGGTGAAATCTGTTTTGAGGAGCTCAGCAGATGGAACTCTCCCTTGCTCATGGCCAAGTGTGGTTCAAAGGGTTCGAACATCAATGTCTCCCAGATGGTTGCTTCCGTCGGCCAACAAATGATTGGCGGTGCCCGTGTCGCAGATGGATTCCAACACCGGACCCTGCCTCACTTTCCCAAGGCCGCCCGCCAGCCTGCATCCAAAGGATTCGTCAGTAATAGTTTCTTTTCTGGTCTGACACCATCCGAGTTCATTTTCCACGCCATGAGTGGTCGTGAAGGTTTGGTCGATACAGCTGTCAAGACCGCCGAGACTGGCTACATGAGTAGAAGGTTGATGAAATCGCTGGAAGATCTCTCCGCGCACTACGACGACACCGTTCGAAACTCATCCGGTACTGTGGTGCAGTTCCAGTACGGAGACGATAATCTTGACCCCGTGGACATGGAGGGCAAAGCAAAGCCTGTGCACTTTGACAGGACATTTTCGCATGCCGTCACATCGACCTGGGACAATGCCGAGTCCAGTCTGACACCGCAAGAGGTACGCGACATCACTGAGTCCAAGTTGAACACCGAGCGAAACAAGTATACGCGTTATAAGCTGGACGGTGTGACACAGCTAGACTATCGTGACCCGAGCGACGATGGCATTGACCAGCATGAGTCCCTGCGTGATTTCCTCGATACAGTGCAAGACTACATTTTCAAAAAAGCCAAGAAGCTCGAGGATACGCTTACCTGGCTCGGAGTGGTCCAGACCAGTGTTGAAGACGGCAAGCAGTCACCAGCGGATGCGGAAAAGTACAGCCTTGCCGACGGTATCGCAAAGATCTCGCGTAGTGCGCTTGATACTTTCATTGCGCTCTGCTGGTCCAAGTACCACCGTTCTCGTGTACAACCCGGCCATGCCGTCGGAGCTATCGGTGCCCAATCTATCGGCGAGCCTGGAACGCAAATGACACTTAAAACTTTCCATTTTGCTGGTGTCGCTGGTATGTCCATTACCCAGGGTGTGCCTCGTATCAAGGAAATCATCaacgcctcctccaccatCTCCACGCCTGTTATCGATTGCGAGCTTGAGAACAAGGTCTCTGAGCGGGTCGCACGAGAGGTCAAAGCGCGTATCGAGAAGACATATCTCCGTGACGTGATTAGATACGTCGAAGATGTATGGTACCCTGAAGGCGCATACGTCGCCATGCGCATTGACTGGGATACCATCCAAAAGCTCTTTATTGACGTAAAGCCTCACGAAATCAAGGCAGCAATCAGCGCACACAAGCCGCTCAAATGGGGCAAAGCCGGTGCTGCAGTTCACGTCGGCCAGAAATACATCCGCGTCGAAGTACCCGACCCTGACGCCACCAAAAAGCGCCCTGCAAAGACGTCACGCAACCATAAGAGTTTTTTCGAGCGCGTCCAGCAAGTCAAAGCCCTCATTCCCGACGTCGTCATCAAAGGCTACCCCGACTGCACCCGCGCTGTTATCAAGAAGGAAACCTCGCCCAACGCACAAGGCCAATACGAATGCAAGCTCCTCGTAGAAGGCTATGGCCTCCGTAACTGTATGACGACGCCGGGCATAGTGCCCTACAAGACCGTCTCCAACAACATCATGGAAGTCAAAACCGTCCTCGGCATTGAAGCCGCCCGCGCTACCATTGTGCGTGAAATCGGATCAGTCATGGGTAACATGGACATTGATCCGCGTCACATGCAGCTTCTTGCCGACGTCATGACGTTCAAGGGTGAAGTTTTTGGTATCACGCGCTTTGGACTGCAGAAGACAAGGGACTCGGTGCTGCAATTGGCCAGTTTCGAGAAGACGCCTGACCATCTGTTTGAGGCTGCTGCGAGGGGAAAGACAGATACCATCGATGGTGTCAGTGAATGCATCATTATGGGACAGAGTGTTAAGCTTGGTACAGGTAGTATGCAGGTTGTGAGGCCTCTGTATCTTGTCGAGGAGGATTTCAAACCTAAGAAGTCATTGTTTGAGGAGGGATGGGATGCGCTATAG
- a CDS encoding SpoVK, ATPase AAA+ class produces MTVNKDCVDDPKRWYIIATFGSKGDYTIPWAACYNWNATEALLKEWFRGDEDAVRDISNGDILIENYRQGQIHPQTWNQVITHKMEIVFTPNTNQDENKEPDKELELDKRSGSYQYSDSSVDSDEEFDAKCESRIQYVVNYYKRTMNEVHTRYVGASKRDKPVEFELTYEEKRPALEETKDVETVQDITKEQIKAEDGTKAKLGPLDRVVSTKLQIYSPFIRSILKAVIEYTATSSDDTSFGLVSGLSPPYKLLYYYMADLANYKSEDSELRRKHSDRFNERCDKHIDVILEYLSAQESVPLNEFNARIAQKTPVVTFAMYWLILKPGADVYVREEDGSLNAYVLHSVTGGVSEKYGQNRSSHYNLSVWNLAFDGTDITPGLRHVEVSIFDNAREITSLPVFPVRFIDNLDNGAFKAKLINRGKKYFEFSKRPSFLQYTGQGLKKGAKKYKRSRVVVTHAMAPWDNELAGNFIGTHHTPEDDADTISESVRVPRCECYECTANESQEVYAKGKFSDYYRISPSNTGELSAHQYMIMASHMYAFSLKERSYDLLAVDGLEAPVMIKTAMDKLVMDENNKELIKAIARIYTDGDQTDRFSADFIQGKGEGQIFLLHGPPGTGKTLTAESIAEYTKRPLLSITASDLGHEPDELERSLLRYFKMASDWDAIVLLDEADVYLRKRTVEDLRHNSIVSVFLRALDYFQGILFLTTNRVGQIDEAFLSRIHLSLGYEPLSNAARVKIWDNLFGKLDEDHKRGGRRINYHYHAKSYVQSQDVQALKWNGREIRNAFQTAVALALFEVKKNESEDPPEVTENHLKQVVSMSSAFKKYMAAVNSGMDDATLAQKHGNRDDRYPSTPAKQVS; encoded by the exons ATGACTGTGAACAAGGATTGTGTCGATGACCCTAAACGATGGTACATCATTGCGACTTTCGGTTCCAAAGGCGACTACACCATACCATGGGCGGCTTGTTATAATTGGAAT GCAACGGAAGCCCTACTGAAAGAATGGTTTCGTGGCGACGAAGACGCTGTTAGAGACATATCCAATGGGGATATATTAATCGAAAATTACAGACAGGGCCAGATTCACCCGCAGACATGGAATCAGGTTATAACACACAAAATGGAAATTGTTTTCACACCAAACACGAATCAAGATGAGAACAAGGAACCGGACAAGGAACTGGAACTGGACAAGCGATCGGGTTCGTATCAATATTCTGATTCGAGCGTGGATTCCGATGAAGAATTTGATGCAAAATGTGAGAGTCGAATTCAGTACGTGGTGAACTACTACAAACGAACCATGAATGAGGTTCACACCAGATACGTAGGGGCAAGCAAACGCGACAAGCCTGTCGAATTTGAACTCACTTATGAGGAGAAACGTCCTGCATTGGAAGAGACAAAAGACGTCGAAACAGTTCAAGACATCACCAAAGAGCAAATCAAGGCAGAAGATGGAACAAAAGCCAAACTCGGTCCCCTTGATCGCGTCGTGAGCACCAAGCTGCAGATTTACTCTCCCTTCATACGAAGTATCCTCAAAGCTGTCATCGAATACACAGCTACATCATCAGACGACACCTCATTCGGACTCGTTTCTGGATTGTCTCCTCCGTATAAACTCTTATACTATTACATGGCTGATCTGGCCAACTACAAATCTGAAGATTCGGAGCTTCGTAGGAAACATTCCGACAGGTTTAACGAGCGGTGCGACAAGCATATTGATGTGATCCTGGAGTACCTATCTGCGCAAGAGAGCGTTCCGCTGAATGAGTTCAATGCACGAATAGCCCAAAAAACCCCTGTGGTCACATTCGCGATGTACTGGCTGATTCTCAAGCCTGGCGCAGACGTATATGTACGTGAAGAGGACGGATCGCTAAATGCCTACGTACTTCACTCTGTAACTGGAGGTGTCTCTGAGAAGTACGGCCAAAACCGAAGCAGTCACTACAATCTATCCGTCTGGAACTTGGCATTCGATGGGACAGATATCACGCCCGGACTTCGACATGTTGAAGTGAGCATTTTCGACAATGCGCGCGAGATTACCAGCCTGCCCGTTTTCCCTGTCAGATTCATCGACAATCTCGACAACGGCGCTTTCAAAGCAAAACTCATCAACAGAGGCAAAAAGTATTTTGAGTTTTCTAAGCGACCGTCTTTTCTCCAGTATACGGGACAGGGGTTGAAGAAAGGGGCAAAAAAG TATAAACGCTCGCGTGTTGTCGTGACCCACGCTATGGCCCCTTGGGACAACGAGTTGGCAGGGAATTTCATTGGCACTCATCATACACCCGAGGACGACGCAGACACAATTAGTGAGTCTGTACGTGTGCCAAGATGTGAATGCTACGAGTGTACCGCGAACGAGTCACAAGAAGTATACGCGAAGGGAAAATTCAGCGACTACTACAGGATATCGCCGAGCAATACTGGCGAGCTCTCGGCTCATCAGTATATGATTATGGCATCGCACATGTATGCTTTTTCGTTGAAGGAACGCTCTTATG ACCTGTTGGCTGTCGACGGGCTTGAAGCACCAGTGATGATCAAAACCGCCATGGACAAACTCGTCATGGACGAGAACAACAAAGAACTTATCAAAGCGATTGCTCGGATCTATACCGACGGCGATCAAACCGATCGGTTCAGCGCGGATTTCATACAAGGCAAAGGAGAAGGCCAGATTTTTCTTCTACATGGTCCTCCTGGGACAGGAAAGACTCTTACAGCCG AATCGATAGCAGAGTATACGAAAAGGCCTTTGTTAAGCATCACCGCATCAGACCTTGGCCATGAACCTGACGAACTGGAGCGTAGCCTGCTTCGATACTTCAAAATGGCCAGTGACTGGGATGCGATAGTGTTGTTGGATGAGGCAGACGTATATCTCCGGAAGCGAACAGTCGAAGACCTAAGACACAACAGCATTGTATCTG TCTTCCTGCGAGCCCTTGACTATTTCCAAGGCATACTGTTCCTCACCACCAATCGCGTGGGTCAGATTGACGAAGCATTCCTCTCGCGCATTCACTTATCACTCGGATACGAGCCTCTCTCCAATGCAGCGCGCGTCAAGATATGGGACAACCTTTTCGGGAAGCTGGACGAAGACCACAAACGAGGCGGGCGCAGAATCAACTACCATTACCACGCGAAGAGCTATGTCCAAAGTCAGGACGTACAGGCATTGAAGTGGAATGGTCGCGAAATCCGAAATG CTTTCCAAACAGCCGTCGCGCTTGCGCTCTTCGAAGTAAAGAAAAACGAGAGCGAAGACCCACCGGAAGTCACGGAAAACCATCTCAAGCAAGTCGTGTCCATGTCGTCGGCCTTCAAAAAGTACATGGCTGCGGTGAATAGCGGAATGGACGACGCGACGTTGGCTCAAAAGCACGGTAACAGAGACGACAGGTATCCAAGCACGCCTGCCAAACAGGTGTCATGA
- a CDS encoding FHA domain protein: MAPIFHIVLRDPKRYDTYATREFDLPLSTNFPIGRASSNVSKKELMAAPHNAYIDSPVISRQHAILSANSDSGVPEVYVSDQGSMHGTMLNGRRLSPHTPTRLSYGDELQFGTDVNRNEEFFVARTYVFESQLSRPFCPGFTVPDPDPESDQEDISEERRGSITDPFVIDSSPSGPSEDEQAEVTMIINQVLKQEDPVKTPAVVPYASSEAKADSGLDSDFDSEACSIDYPDPESDSEAEIQDSEDEEETDLPSPIFIAPMSPGGPGSSTARPIAPYRDTATQPQECLPRVDLFEFHPTPSMNTLSHTPSDDVAPPLPPRPSSRPWNESFPNFGQQDVYTGYNFDGYMGGFGERPPLFAHAPPPSDFMQSRTTMQNFCAYPGQMFQADRLPSPPRMPTSDVETTPPLQPGRRTKVSIEEIVEEQPPTPESVNSLKRKADVLEEEEEPVATSGEVSEEVAVAPEHAPADATVTVLVGDAAATQTATAIAQRPKKTPRSVLSRVLNKAAYPLLGATGAVVSFALLSTLPDNFFV, translated from the exons ATGGCGCCAA TCTTCCACATCGTCCTCCGGGACCCAAAGCGGTACGACACGTACGCGACCCGCGAGTTTGATCTACCCCTCAGCACCAACTTTCCCATTGGCCGGGCGTCTAGTAATGTTTCCAAGAAAGAGCTGATGGCGGCACCGCACAATGCCTACATCGATAGCCCCGTCATCTCTCGCCAGCACGCCATCCTTTCAGCAAACTCGGACAGCGGCGTTCCCGAGGTCTACGTAAGCGACCAAGGCTCCATGCATGGCACCATGTTGAACGGCAGGAGGCTATCACCGCACACGCCTACAAGGCTTTCTTATGGTGACGAGCTGCAGTTTGGTACCGATGTGAACCGTAACGAGG AATTCTTCGTAGCCCGCACTTACGTCTTTGAATCTCAACTTTCACGTCCATTCTGTCCCGGTTTCACCGTCCCCGATCCCGATCCCGAAAGCGACCAAGAAGACATTTCTGAAGAGCGTCGTGGTAGCATCACCGACCCATTCGTCATCGACTCGTCACCCTCAGGCCCATCTGAAGACGAACAGGCAGAAGTCACCATGATCATTAATCAGGTCTTGAAGCAAGAGGATCCTGTAAAGACTCCCGCTGTCGTACCTTACGCCTCGAGTGAAGCCAAAGCTGATAGCGGCCTTGACTCTGACTTCGACAGTGAGGCTTGTAGCATTGATTACCCGGACCCAGAGTCCGACTCAGAGGCAGAGATCCAGGATTctgaagatgaggaagagACAGACCTCCCCTCCCCCATATTCATCGCTCCGATGTCCCCGGGCGGCCCTGGGTCTTCCACGGCACGCCCTATCGCTCCATATCG CGATACTGCAACTCAACCGCAAGAGTGTCTGCCACGTGTCGATCTCTTCGAATTCCACCCTACGCCCAGCATGAACACACTCAGCCACACGCCTTCCGACGATGTAGCTCCACCTTTGCCACCACGCCCCTCATCCAGGCCGTGGAATGAATCGTTCCCAAATTTCGGACAACAGGATGTCTACACAGGTTATAATTTTGATGGCTACATGGGCGGATTCGGTGAACGACCTCCGCTGTTTGCCCATGCGCCTCCGCCATCCGACTTCATGCAGTCTCGTACTACTATGCAAAACTTCTGTGCCTACCCCGGACAGATGTTTCAAGCTGACCGACTTCCATCCCCTCCACGTATGCCTACTTCAGACGTTGAAACTACGCCTCCACTACAGCCTGGACGACGCACCAAAGTCTCCATCGAGGAAATTGTAGAAGAACAGCCACCTACGCCTGAGTCAGTCAACTCGTTGAAGCGCAAGGCCGATGTGCttgaagaagaggaagagcCGGTAGCGACCAGTGGAGAAGTATCCGAAGAAGTTGCAGTTGCTCCTGAGCATGCTCCTGCTGATGCCACAGTAACCGTCCTTGTTGGTGATGCTGCTGCCACGCAAACAGCTACTGCAATCGCCCAACGTCCCAAGAAGACTCCACGATCTGTTCTTAGCCGAGTACTCAACAAGGCTGCCTACCCTCTTCTTGGCGCTACTGGCGCGGTTGTCTCATTTGCACTTCTCTCAACCCTTCCGGATAATTTCTTCGTCTAG
- a CDS encoding HisC, Histidinol-phosphate-aromatic aminotransferase and cobyric acid decarboxylase, protein MAPKNTAFDLQKCARSNILALEPYRCARDDYKDDGTNILLDANENAYGPGLALSGEGKLPGANVNGTSDSSSAIDVDLLGLNRYPDPHQEELKQLLCNLRNTHTHTSKNITPANLFVGVGSDEAIDALIRAFCIPGKEKILTCPPTYGMYSVSAQVNDVALAKVPLQTPSFDLDVPAILKAMDEDKSITLAYLCSPGNPTGKLLKKEDVQCILEHQWNGVVVVDEAYIDFSPDGTSLAEWVAEWPNLVVIQTLSKAFGLAGIRLGAAFADPAIAQILNNMKAPYNIPNPTSQLARAALSPKHLAVMQRNKNLIVKQRERLIEELPKIPGIGNLHGGVESNFLLYQILDAPADQGGKPSNETALAVYEGLAEEKGVVVRFRGKEHGCLGCLRITVGTEKEVDRFLQELKQVIESVHHSTGKLGKSEELRREKEANAVIC, encoded by the exons ATGGCGCCCAAAAATACGGCTTTCGATTTGCAGAAATGTGCGCGATCTAATATTCTCGCATTGGAACCGTATCGATGCGCGCGCGA TGACTACAAAGACGACGGCACCAACATCCTCCTCGACGCAAACGAGAACGCATACGGCCCGGGACTGGCATTGAGCGGCGAGGGAAAGCTACCTGGCGCGAATGTCAATGGCACCTCCGACTCATCCTCGGCGATTGATGTCGATTTACTTGGCTTGAACCGATACCCAGATCC TCACCAAGAAGAACTCAAGCAACTCCTTTGCAATCTGCGAAACACCCATACTCACACGTCGAAGAACATCACACCCGCCAACCTCTTTGTTGGCGTCGGCTCCGATGAAGCAATCGATGCCCTCATCCGCGCCTTTTGCATCCCCGGCAAAGAGAAGATCCTTACATGTCCACCCACATACGGCATGTACAGCGTCTCGGCGCAAGTCAACGACGTCGCCCTGGCTAAGGTTCCACTACAAACACCGAGTTTCGACCTTGACGTACCCGCAATATTGAAGGCGATGGACGAGGACAAGAGCATAACGTTGGCATATCTGTGTTCGCCGGGAAACCCAACGGGAAAGCTACTCAAGAAGGAGGATGTGCAATGCATACTGGAGCATCAGTGGAATGGAGTTGTAGTCGTGGATGAGGCATATATTGACTTTTCTCCCGATGGAACAAGTCTGGCAGAGTGGGTGGCTGAATGGCCAAATTTGGTGGTCATACAGACACTATCGAAAGCCTTTGGTCTCGCAGGTATACGGTTGGGGGCTGCATTTGCAGACCCTGCGATTGCGCAAATTTTAAACAACATGAAGGCGCCATACAATATCCCGAACCCAACGAGTCAGCTAGCACGTGCAGCTCTGAGCCCGAAACATCTTGCAGTCATGCAGAGAAATAAGAACTTGATCGTCAAGCAGCGGGAAAGACTAATAGAAGAATTGCCCAAGATCCCTGGCATCGGCAATCTCCACGGCGGTGTCGAGTCCAACTTCCTGCTCTACCAGATACTCGATGCGCCGGCCGATCAAGGCGGAAAGCCGTCGAATGAAACAGCGCTTGCAGTGTATGAAGGCTTGGCGGAGGAGAAGGGCGTGGTAGTGAGGTTCAGAGGGAAGGAGCACGGATGTTTGGGTTGCTTGCGGATAACTGTGGGTACAGAGAAGGAGGTGGATCGATTCTTGCAGGAGCTTAAGCAGGTGATAGAAAGTGTGCATCACAGTACAGGCAAGTTGGGAAAGAGCGAGGAGCTCCGGAGAGAGAAGGAAGCCAATGCTGTCATTTGCTGA
- a CDS encoding CHROMO domain containing protein, with protein MNDPYTGRRGCLQYKVEWVGNDQSEGWQPYFNLRGSKESVQDFHDRNPGRPGPHATFHDYDDNGQLAVALLCVFNGSLNAQSGL; from the coding sequence ATGAACGACCCCTATACTGGCCGCCGTGGTTGCCTCCAGTACAAAGTTGAATGGGTCGGCAACGACCAGTCTGAAGGCTGGCAACCCTACTTCAACCTGCGCGGCAGCAAGGAGTCAGTCCAGGACTTTCACGACCGCAACCCTGGGCGCCCTGGGCCTCACGCCACCTTTCATGATTATGACGACAACGGGCAGCTTGCCGTTGCCCTGCTTTGTGTTTTCAATGGAAGTTTGAACGCTCAGTCGGGACTTTGA